The Apibacter raozihei DNA segment GTATAAATTATGAGGCATTACTGTTGCTCCAATAATACCAATAGCAATATATAGCGCTTCATTGTTAGGTAAAGTAGGCTTAAATCCTTTAACGACTTCACCTAAATCAGGTTTAGCCAGAAACATTTCCATAAGAAAACAACCACCAATAATGCTGACTAAAGCAATGATGAATGCCTCCATTTTTCGAATTCCGAATCTTTGAAGAACTAATAAAAGTAATGTATCCAATGCTGCAATCCATACACCCCATATCAAATCCAGACCAAAAAGTAGCTGTAGACCTATGGCCATTCCTAAAACTTCTGCCAGATCCGTTGCCGCTATAGCAATTTCAGCAAACCCATAAAGAATATAATTCATCCATTTTGGATAATATTCACGGTTTGTCTGAGCTAAATCTAGCCCTCTGACTATTCCTAATCTGGCGCTTAGTGATTGTAAGAGTAAGGCCATAATATTGCTCATTAGCAATACCCAGATAAGAGCATAACCAAACTTACTACCTCCGGCTATATCAGTTGCCCAGTTACCCGGATCCAGATAACCCACCGCAACGAGATAAGCTGGGCCGAAAAATGCGAAAATACGACGCCACTTCTTTGAACTATCAGTATCTACCGACTGATGAACTTCTTGTAGGGATTTCTTACTCAATTGTTAGATGTTTCTAATTTGCGAAATTAGTAAAAAAAAAATACCTTTTATAAATTATTTTGGTCTTTAGGAATCCAAAGACAGTCCGTAAAATTAACTATTTGATCATTTTTAATAATTACTCCTTCATTTTCCAGTAATTCCTGCATGAGTGTAGGAATAGGAAATTGATGTTTACCTGTTAACAAGCCATTTCTATTAACTACTCGGTGGGCGGGAATTTGTAAAGAATGTGAATTGTTCATTGCATAGCCTACTAAACGAGCAGACTTTTTAGTGCCCAAATATTCTGCAATTAAGCCATAAGTAGTAACCTTACCCACAGGAATTTTTTTTACAATTTGATACACTTTTTCGTAAAATGTCTCATCTTTCATATTCTTGCAATCAAAAATGTTAGGTTTTTGATTGCATAAAAATACTAAAATGATTGAAAAGTGTAGCAGATACACCTGTAAAAATAATTTTTATAAAAAAAATATTTTTACATAATTAACTGATTATTAATTATTAATGTTATTATTTGCTAAGGTATATAAATAAAATTATGATTTTTTTTACGTTTAGCATACGCCTTTCAAATATTTTATTATATTAGTGGCATACGAAGTAAAGGCTTCAAACACAAACCAAAAAATGAGAAATTATATATTTTACTTTACACTTCTATTTTAGTAATTTAAAATTAGTAAAAGTAAAATAAAGAAATGATTCTAAATGGCTTAGAATCATTTCTTTTTTTTATATCTAAAAAATTATAAACAACAGTTAAAATAGTAAATAAAAAAAAGCTTATATGTTTCTTTTTTTATTTATCAACATAGATAAAGTTTTCTTTTGGCTTTCAAAAGCTAGCTCATCCAGATTTATACTCTCTAATTTTTTCCAGACAAATCCATTTAATTCTAGTGAGTCAAAATCTTCTATAATTAAATGATCATCTCTGTATAAAAAAAATAAATCTATAGTATTATAAAGAATATCTTTATATACATAAGTATTAGGATTTGAATTGATATATTTAAGTTTAGACTTATCTATAACTATTTTTAGTTCTTCTTCCAATTCTCTTGCACAACTATGTTCAACAGTTTCGGCCGGATCTACAAAACCTCCAGCCAAATCAAGAAAACCTTTTTTTGGATCTTTATTTCTGACAGTAAGTAGTATCTCATCATTTTTTTGAATAATAACAGCAACAGCTCCAGCAGTATTATGATAATATTCAAAATCACAATTTGAGCAATAAATCTTATTTCCATTACTAAAATTAAGGTCAGAGCTTTGACAATTCGGGCAATATTTAAAGATAGGCTGCATAATTATTATTTTAAAGGTTAAACATAAGATTATATTTCTTAACTCAAAGATATAGTTTATTTTTAACTATTAGAAAACATTAAAATATTTACTCAATAATTATAAATAATAAACTCAGCTATGGATTATTACTAATTGTAATAAAAATATAATATATAATTATAGGAATATAGATGAACTGATAAACATAATTCACTACATTTAAATAAAAAAATATGGCAACAGTTACAATAAAAGGAAACGAAGTACATACATTAGGTAATTTACCTCAGATAGGTCAAAAAGCTAAAGAATTTATATTAACGGGAGCTGACTTATCAGAAAAAAAACTTTCTGATTTTACTGGAAAAAAGGTAGTTCTTAATATATTTCCTAGTGTAGATACTGGAACTTGTGCAATGTCTGTGAGAACATTTAATAAAGAAGCTTCCGAGTTAAACAATACAGTAGTTTTATGTATTTCTAAAGATCTGCCCTTTGCACAATCCAGATTTTGTGCGGCCGAAGGACTAAATAATGTTATAACACTATCAGCCTTTAGATCTGACTTTGGAAAAGACTATGAGCTTGAATTTGCAGATGGGCCTTTGAAAGGTTTACTAAGCAGAGTGGTAATAATTCTTGATGAACAAGGTCATGTTGTTTATGAAGAACAAGTTGCAGAAACTTCTAATGAACCAGACTACGAAAAAGCAATTTCAGCATTAAAATAATAAGTGCAAAGCTCAAAAAAATGCAAAAATATCCCTTACAAATCTTTTTGAGGGATATTTTTTATTTCTTGAATGTACTGGGAAGGCGTAAGTTCAGTAAAATCTTTAAAAATTCTGTTAAAAGTTGACTGATGAGTAAAACCCGCCTCAGTATAAATATAGCATAAAGTATATTGTTGATGACGATTTTGAAGAAGCTGTTGTTTTACATAATTGATTCTATAAGAATTCATGAAATTGTTAAAATTTGAAAAACCGTTCATACGTATAGCTCTGGATACGTAGGAGCTATTTGAATTTAAAGCAGAAGATAATTCTGATATGGTGAAATCAGATTTTTTAAAGGGTTCTTTCACTTCCACATAGTCACTTATTTTTGTAAACAATTCACTATACTTAGTTAATTCATCCGGCGTAAATTCTGATTGTAAATATTTCTTTCTAATATTTATCAATTTTTCAATTTCATGTTGATTTTGAGCATTATACTGTGCTCTGTTAATTTTGTTTTTATAAAAAAGTAAAAGGACCATATTTATAAAGTAATTAATAATGGTTACCATATCAATAATAAAAACACCATTTTTGTCAATACTAAAGCTATTAAAGGGACCTACATAATGAGATATGACAGAAAGAATAGCTATATAAATGAAAATAAATATTGTACAGTATATAGTTTTTTTAAAAGTGAAAAACATATAAGCACCCAACGGGGTTAGAAACAACCATATAACAATAATGCATGAATAATTCCATAAAAGAATAATAAAAACTGTAAAATATATAGGACTTAAGATAAACCAGGTATCTACTAAACGATTAATATTATAATATTTGGGAAATAAAAAAAGTGAACAAAGCAAAAAAAGAGTTGCACCCAGCAAGTAATCTACTAACATTTTGCACTCATACACATAATAAATAATTAAATTAATGAGTAGCATAAAACAGAGCAGCTTAAAATAGTTTTTTATAAACTCCCTTTTAATTGTATCAATAAAAATTTTGGTACTGTTTTTTTTAAAATTGTCCACAAGTTATTTCATATATTAGTTAGCGGGCGTGAAGTTAAAGAAAATAAACAAAGTAAATCTTAAAATAAAATAAGTTTTTTTCTGAAATTAATTGATGTAAGATGCTTTTAATCTGGTTGTTATATGTTATGCAATTTTTTTTCGTAATTAAATTAAATCAGCAAAATATGGTTTGTTTCAATTAGTACATTTGTAATGTTAAATAGAAATACTAAAAAACATAATTAATTTTTTGTTAGCATTAGTAGCTATAGAGAGTTTTTAGAGGAATTTATTTTTATAAATTCCTCTAATTTTTTTATTTAGGAGGGAAAGCTCGTACAGCTTTATGGAGTATACCTGGAAAAAAACGCATTAAAAATAATGATAGATGCTCTACGCCCAATTTTTTTCCAATAAATATTTCATTTTTCTTTTTTTTGACACCCTTGGCAATCTGTCGAGCTGCTTTAGCTACAGGAAGACCGTTTTTAATGTTTTCACTCATCTCTTTTCTAGGAGATCCGTCGGGCATAAGAGAGTTATATGAAATATTAGTAGCTATATATCCGGGAGTTAATAAAGTGACATAAATATTTTGAGGAGTAACTTCTGCTCTTAGACAATCATAGAAACCATGTAAGGCATGTTTAGAAGAAGCGTAAGCCGATCGCCCAAGTGAGCCTATCTTACCCATTGTGCTACTTGTGACTATAAAATGACCATGTTTTTGCTTATTAAAATAAGGGAGGATTTCTTTAGTTAATTCTACGTAGCTGAAAAAATTCAAATCCATCATTTTCCTATAAACTTCAATATTCGTTTCCGCAACAGAACCTCTGGAACTTGTTCCCCCATTTAGAAATACGTAATCAACAGTATTATAAAATGAAAAAGCTTCTTTTGTTTTTTCATTAAAATCAGAAGAATCAAATAAATCTAGTGGCAGAATTTTATTATTCTCTGGAAATAAAGTTGAGTTCTTAATTCGTAAAAGCTCTTCTTCCCTTCGGGCGCTCAAGATGATTTTGCTGCCTAATTGATTAAAATATACAGCCAGAGCTTCACCGATACCCGAAGATGCACCAACAATCCAAATAACTTTATTTTCAAATATATCTTTCATCCTATTTCAATGTATTTATTTTTAACGCTTATCAGGTAAATATATAATATTTGGTTAAATTAACTCATAAACCTGAGAAAATTCAATGAAAATTAGGTTTTAAAATGTAATTTCTTTAGTACCTTTACAACTTAAAAGTTTAATAAATACAAAAAAATCATGAGTAGAAAGTTTCCTGCCGGTGTTGCAACCGGTTCGTTGGTTAAAGAAATATTTGATTACGCAAAAGAAAAACAATTTGCCTTGCCTGCTTGTAATGTGATTGGTTCCAGTAATATAAATGCGGCCTTAGAAACTGCAGTAAAAGTAAATGCTCCTATTATTATACAATTTTCAAATGGAGGAGCACAGTTCAATGCCGGAAAAGGTTTTAAAAATGATAATGTTAGAGCAGACGTTTTAGGAGCTATAGCAGGAGCTAAACATATTCACACTTTAGCTGAAGCTTATGGTGCTACAGTAATTTTACATACAGACCATTGCGCTAAAAAATTACTTCCTTGGATAGACGGTTTGCTAGATGCAAGTGAAGAATTTTATAAAAAAGAAGGTAAAACACTATACTCTTCACATATGCTGGACTTATCAGAAGAATCTTTAGAAGAAAACCTTGAGATTTCGGCTAAATATTTCGAAAGAATGGCTAAAATGGGAATGACTCTTGAAGTAGAAATAGGAATTACAGGTGGTGAAGAAGACGGAGTGGATAACTCTGATGTTGATAGCTCTAAACTATATACTCAGCCGGAAGATGTTTACAAAACATATCAGGCATTACATTCAATTAGTCCAGACTTCACAATAGCTGCTGCTTTTGGTAATGTTCATGGAGTTTATAAGCCGGGTAATGTTAAATTAGAACCGAAAATATTAAGAAATTCTCAGGAGTATATTCAAAAACAAATTGGCGGTTCTGAAAAACCTATCAACTTTGTATTCCATGGAGGTTCTGGATCTTCTTTGGAGGAAATTAGAGAAGCTATTAGTTACGGAGTAATAAAAATGAATATAGATACAGATTTACAGTTTGCTTATCTTGAAGGAGTAAGAGATTATGTAGAAACTAATATAGAATATCTGAGAACTCAGGTAGGTAACCCAACAGGAGAAGATTCTCCAAATAAAAAATATTATGATCCAAGAGTTTGGGTTCGTAAATCAGAAGAATCTTTTGGGAAAAGACTGGAACAATCCTTTAAAGATTTAAATAATATTGATACTCTTTAATAGTAATTATAAAGTAAAAAAATAGCTGGATTAATAATCTGGCTATTTTTTTTGTATATTTGGTATAAAAATATAAAAATGAGAAAAGGATTAGTTGTATCAACATTAATAGCTTCTTTAGGTTTAATAATATCAGCCTATTTTTTAGGTAATTCTTTCAAAAATAAAAATCTGACTACTTCTATTTCAGTTAAAGGTTTAGGTACTAAAGATTTCATATCTGATTTGATTGTATGGAATGGCGATTTTTCAAAGAAAAGCATGGATTTAAAAACGGCATATTCGGATTTAGAGCAAGATAGGAAAAAAATAAGAGATTATCTGGTGTCAAAAGGGTTCAAAGATAATGAGCTGGTTTTTTCTTCTGTAGATATTAATAAACAGTATGATTATTATAATACAGATGGAGGGAGAAGTTCTGTATTTTCAGGTTATCAATTAGATCAAACAGTGTCCATTGAATCCAAAGATGTCGAAAAAGTTGAAAATTTATCACGTGAAATAACCGAACTAATTAATAGTGGCGTTGAACTTTATTCAAAAGCCCCTTCTTATTATTATACAAAATTAGCGGATTTAAAAATTCAGATGATTGCAGATGCTACTCAAGATGCGAGAAAAAGAGCAGAGGAAATAGCTAAAAATGCAGGAGGTAAATTAGGTAAATTAAAAACAGCAAATTTAGGTGTTTTTCAAATTACAGCACAAAATTCATCTGATGATGAATATTCTTGGGGAGGAACATTTAATACCTCTTCCAAAAATAAAACAGCAAGTGTGACTATTCGATTGGAGTATGAAGTTAAATAGTAAGTATATAAAAACAGATACTTTGACTTTATAAAAAATATAAATAAAAGCTTTTTAAATAAAATTAAATCAAAATAAAAATGAGAGTGTTGCTCTCATTTTTATTTTGTTATAAATCGTAATATTAGATAACTTTTTTTATATATTTGTTTGGTTAAGTTCTTTTCTTAATTTCTTTATCAACCAGAATATGGTGCTGTGTAAAAGCAGAATAATAGGGAATCATGTGTAAATCATGAGCTGTCGCGCAACTGTAAGTAATGTATGAGTTTTATCAATATATACCATTGCCGTAAAAAGTGAGAAGGTAGATAAAATATTACAAGCCAGGAGACCTGCCTATTTTGAATTGACAATGCTTTCGCGATTTGAAGCAAAGGTCGTAGGTTAAATTATAAAGATAAGTATATCCCATAAAATATTTCTGGGAGGTATTTTTATTTCTATATAGTACACCTCATATACTTTACTCTTTTTTGAAAGCATTTTTGAAGTTTAACAATAAGAACTTTTATAGTTTAATCATTTAAAAGTTAAAAAAGATGCAAACACACAATCTTGGCTACCCGCGAATTGGTAGTAACAGAGAACTTAAAAAGGCTTGTGAAAAATTTTGGGCCGGTAAAATATCAGTTGAGGAACTGATGAAAACAGGGAAAGATATCCGATTAGGAAACTGGATGTTACAGAAAAGTGCTGGAATAGAAGTAATACCTTCCAACGATTTTTCGTTTTACGATCAGGTATTGGATATGTCTTTGATGGTAGGAGCCATCCCTAAACGTTACAACAAAATTTTAGTAAAGAGCTCAAACTCTGAACAGGAGTTGTATTTTGCAATGGCAAGAGGATATCAAAAGGAAGGTATTGATATAACTGCAATGGAAATGACCAAATGGTTTGATACTAACTATCATTACATTGTACCTGAATTTGAAAAGAATCAGAAATTTTCTTTATTCTCAACAAAAATTATAGATGAATTTTTAGAAGCAAAACAAGAAGGCATTATTACAAAGCCTGTTATAATAGGTCCTGTATCGTATTTGTTGCTTGGTAAAGAAAAAGAAAAAGATTTCAATAAGATAGAATTAGTAAAAAGTCTTCTGCCGATTTATTTGGAAATCATTGAAAAATTAAAAGAAGCAGGAGTGGAATGGATACAATTCGATGAACCCTTTCTTGCATTAGATATAGACGCTGAAGTAAAGGATGCATTACAATATGTATATACCGAAATTAATAAAAAGTATCCGTTTATCAAGAAAATGATTGCTACTTACTTTGATGGTCTTAAAGATAATTTAGATCTAGCTCTCAGCTTGCCTGTGCAGGCATTACATATAGATTTGGTTCGCTGTCCTGAACAACTTGATGAAGTACTTGACAAGCTTCCGGAAAATATGTCTGTTTCTCTAGGGATTATTGATGGGAGAAACATCTGGAAAAATAATTTTAAGAATTCTTTAAAAATAATTGACAGAGCCTCAGACAAAGTAGGAAAAGATAGAGTGATAATAGCACCTTCCTGTTCTTTAATTCACTGCCCTGTAGATTTGGACTCAGAAACCAACGAAAAAGTTCTTTCTCCGGAAATTAAAGATTGGCTGGCTTTTTCCAAACAAAAAATCAAAGAGGTAGTAACACTTAAACAATTAGCAGAAAAAAAGGATACACCCGAATTTTTAAAAGAATTGGAAGAAAACACAGATTCTGTAAGTAGAAGGAATATTTCTCCGCTTATTCATAATCAAAACGTTCAGGATAGAATTAAAAATATAGAAAAAGTAGAGGATAAAAGACATAATATTTTCTCCGAAAGGAAAGAAAAACAACAAAAAGCTCTGGAATTACCCTTATTTGCTACTACAACTATAGGATCATTTCCACAAACCGCTGAAGTACGCTCGTGGCGTTCAAAAATGAAAAAAGGAGAAATTTCTCTCTCTGAATATGAAGATTTACTAAAGAAAGAAACTGAAAAGGCTATACGTTTTCAGGAAGAAATTGGATTGGATGTTCTCGTTCATGGCGAATTTGAACGAAATGATATGGTTGAATACTTTGGTGAAAGTCTGGAAGGTGTTGCATTTTCAAAAAATGGATGGGTGCAGAGCTATGGAAGCAGATGTGTAAAACCTCCAATCATTTATGGAGATGTTCATCGTCCTGAGCCTATGACTGTGCAATGGTCTGCCTATGCGCAATCTCTTACAGATAAATGGGTTAAGGGTATGTTGACAGGTCCGGTTACTATTTTGCAATGGAGTTTTGTAAGAGACGATCAACCAAGAAAAGATACCTGTTATCAAATAGCATTAGCAATTAGAGATGAAGTCCTTGATTTGGAAAAAGCAGGAATCAATATTATACAGATAGATGAACCTGCTATCAGAGAAGGATTGCCTTTAAGAAAAGCAGATTGGGAAAACTATCTTAATTGGGCAATTAAAGCATTTAGAATTTCGTCTTGTGGTGTAAAGGATGAAACGCAGATTCATACGCATATGTGCTATTCTGAGTTCAACGATATCATAGAGAATATAGCTGATATGGATGCAGATGTAATTACTATAGAATGTTCTCGTTCTAACATGGAGTTATTAGATGTATTTTCTAAATTCAATTATCCAAATGATATTGGGCCGGGTGTTTATGATATTCATTCACCAAGGGTTCCTTCGAGAGAAGAAATGGTAAATCTTATGAAGAAAGCCGAAGAAGAAATTCCTACAAATCAATTATGGATTAATCCTGATTGTGGTTTAAAAACCAGAGGCTGGGATGAAACAAAAAAAGCTCTTATAGAAATGGTAGCAGCTGCTGAAGAAATGAGAGCTTCGCATGTATAAACAATAAAATAATAAATATGGATCTAAACCTGGAAGAAAGAAAGAAAAAATCGGAATCAAGAATTTTAAAAGCTGTATTTCCTGGTACAACAAATCATTATGACACTTTATTCGGAGGAACTGCTATGCAGTGGATGGATGAAGTTGCTTTTATTACAGCGACAAGATTTTGCCACAAGCAAATGGTTACCGTTAGAAGTGATAAAATTGATTTTAAAAAATCCATACCTGCAGGAACAATTGTGGAACTGATTGGGAATGTAATAGAAATTGGAAACACCAGTTTAAAAGTAAAAGTGGAAATATTTATTGAACAAATGTATTATGAACATAGAGAAAAAGCTGTTACTGGTGAATTTACTTTTGTTGCTGTAGGAGATGATAAAAGGCCGGTTTCTGTTTTAGATTAAAACAGAAAGGTTTTATCTAGTTTTGTTTAAAATGAGCTGAAAGTTAAAGACTTTTGGCTCATTTTTTATAATCTGTTTAATTAAAAACGTATAGTCAATTAAATGAGCTAAGAAAAATTAGACAATTTGTAAGATAAAATTTATAATTTTGTATTCAACACTAATTTACATAAGGTAATGGATTTAAAAAATGCTTTTTTCGGTAGTTTTAATTTGGTTGACAACATTTTTATTGGAATAAAACTTGTTGTAGCATTTATAGCTGTTTTAGTTTACATTAAGCTTATTGGGCGAACAATCCTAAATCAGGTATCAGGTATAGACCTTATTCAGAATATTGTTTTAGGAGGTCTCGTCGGAGGGATATTATACAATCCGGGTATTTCTATATTAGAGTTTGGGATAGTCTTATTGATATGGACCATAATTATATATTTTATTGCTTTTTTTTCGAAAAAATATAGCCGTTTAAGAGGATTGATTGAAGGGCCTATTATTCCCTTGGTACTTAAAGGAAAACTCAATGTTGAAGGATTTAAAAAAGCAAAAATGGATATTATGACCTATGCAAACGTTTTGAAAAATGATGGAATCTATGATATATCTAAAGTGTATTTTGCACAAATGGAGCAAGATGGGTCGATTACAGCTTTTACAGATGATTATGACAAATACGCAGTTTTATTAGTTATAGAAGGGGAAATTAATCATGTTTATCTGGAAGGAATAGATAAAACGGAAGACTGGCTTAAGGAAGAGCTTAAAAAAGAAGGATATGAAGACGTATCCGAAATTTTTTTAGCACAGTGGTCGCCTGAAAAATTTTTTATTGTTCCAAAAAGCCAGGATCATAAGATAAAGATAAATAAATAAACTTATCTTATAGCTATCTCAAAAAATTTCTCATTTTCAATAAAACCTTCCAAAATGTCATTTTCCTTTACAGCTGAAACACCAGAAGGAGTTCCGGTAAAAATAATATCTCCGGTTTTTAATGTAAAAAACTGGGATATATAAGAAACGAGCGTATTAAAAGGAAAAAGCATATCGGAAGAATTTCCTTGCTGTTGCATATTTCCGTTTTTTAATAAAGAAAAATTAACATTTTCTAGATTGACTTTATCTTTAGTAACAAAATTTCCAATTAAAGCGGAATGATCAAAAGCTTTAGATATTTCCCAAGGAAGACCTTTATCCTTAAGTTTATCCTGTAAGTCGCGAGCAGTAAAATCAATTCCAAGGCCTATTTCGGAGTAATAATTTTCAGCGAATTCAGGTTGAATATACTTTCCTGTTTTACATATTTTCAGCAATAATTCGACTTCATGCTGTAAATTATCACTAAATTCAGGAATATAAAAATCTTCACCCGGTCTAAGTATTGCTGTGTCCGGTTTTAAAAATAATACAGGTTCTTTAGGAATGTCATTATTAAGCTCCTTAGCATGATTGCTATAGTTTCTTCCCACACATATAATTTTCATAATACACTTTTTAATTTAGTTCTTGTAAATATTTTTTTTGAATATAAAGGAAAATCAGCATTCATTAACCAAGAATAATAACCTTGATCAGATTTAAAAATTTCTTTTAATTTTTTCCCTTTGTGTTTTCCAAAATTAAAAATCTCATCGCCCTCTTTATCCAGGCCTACAAAACCGGCTAAATCAGCATTTTTATTCTGAGTGGTAAACTCATGCAGAAACTTCATGTCATTTTCAACAGCATCATATTTTTCTACTTGAGCCTTTAAAACCTCATAAGTAGCTAAGGTATCAGCAGATGCGGAATGAGCATTTTCAAGATCAGAATCACAATAAAACTTATACGCAGCAGCTAAAGTTCTAGGTTCCATTTTGTGAAAAATAACCTGTACATCAATAGGACGATGTTTTTTAATATCAAATTCAAAATCATTTCGTAATAGTTCTTCAGCAAGTAAAGGAATATCAAAACGATTAGAATTGTATCCAGCCAGATCAGAATCTTTAATCATTTCTAATATCTGAGGAGCTATGTCTTTAAATATTGGAGCATTTTCAACATCCGTATCATAAATACCATGTATAAGAGATGATTCTTTAGGAATGGGTATCTGGGGATTGACTTTCCATGTTTTACTTTCTTTGGACTGATTGGGATTGACCTTTAAAATACTTATTTCAACTATTCGGTCTTTACTGACATTAATTCCGGTAGTTTCCAGATCAAAAAAGCAGATTGATTTATGTAGTTTTAGTTCCATTAGATATTATTTTTTTTCTGAATAAGATTGATATGATTATATATAGGAATACTATAATTGGGATTGCTGAAATTTGAAGTAAAAGTAATAAAACAACACACAGAATGATAAATGAAAAAACAAGCGAATTATCTTTCCATTTCAAACTCTTAAATTTTAATGCTAACAGAGGAAGATTAGCAACAAGAATATAGGAACTTAAAATTGTGAGAAAAAAAAGAATCAGACTATTATTCCAGAATATAGTTGAATTTTTTTCGATAATCCAATAAATAGCAAAGATAAAAATAGTATTAGCAGGAGTAGGCAACCCTTTAAAATAATAGCTTTGTTCTTCGTCAAGATTGAATTTTGCCAAACGTAAAGCCGAAAATAATGTGATTAACAGCCCAAAAAAAGGAAATATAGAATGAGCCGTAAGTGTAAATGATTGAGAAAGAAAACTATTCAAAATTAAATTACCACCTAGCAATTTAAACATTAATATTCCTGGTAATAAGCCAAAGGTAACCATGTCAGCAAGACTATCCAATTCTTTACCTAAAGGACCGGAAGCTCGTACAGCTCTAGCAACAAAACCATCAAAAAAATCAAAAATCAGAGAAGCAATAAGTAAATACAAAATAAGTGAGGTAGGAGCATTAATTATTGCAAAAATACAAGCGATACTTCCACAAAATAAATTTGCAAGAGTAAGTATATTGGGGAGATGTTTCATTTACTTCGAGGAAAAAATTTAGTTACAAATCTATGAATTTTAAATATAATTTTTTGCCATTTACGGAATATAGTTGTGGTAATAAAAACATAATTCGTACGTTTATAAAATTAAAATTATTTTTGCAAAAACTATTTTTTGAAAAGGAAACAAACAAATACAATTAAATTACTACTATTAGTAATAATTAGTTTTATAATTAATTTGCCAATTAAAGCGCAATCATTCAGGAAATACTCTAATGAATTTTTAAATATTGGAGCCGATGCAAGAGCTTTTGGTATGGGTAATAATGTGGTTGCTAATGTTTCAGATGTAAATTCCGTTTACTGGAATCCGGCGGGTCTCACTCAAGTTACTGATTCATGG contains these protein-coding regions:
- the metE gene encoding 5-methyltetrahydropteroyltriglutamate--homocysteine S-methyltransferase — encoded protein: MQTHNLGYPRIGSNRELKKACEKFWAGKISVEELMKTGKDIRLGNWMLQKSAGIEVIPSNDFSFYDQVLDMSLMVGAIPKRYNKILVKSSNSEQELYFAMARGYQKEGIDITAMEMTKWFDTNYHYIVPEFEKNQKFSLFSTKIIDEFLEAKQEGIITKPVIIGPVSYLLLGKEKEKDFNKIELVKSLLPIYLEIIEKLKEAGVEWIQFDEPFLALDIDAEVKDALQYVYTEINKKYPFIKKMIATYFDGLKDNLDLALSLPVQALHIDLVRCPEQLDEVLDKLPENMSVSLGIIDGRNIWKNNFKNSLKIIDRASDKVGKDRVIIAPSCSLIHCPVDLDSETNEKVLSPEIKDWLAFSKQKIKEVVTLKQLAEKKDTPEFLKELEENTDSVSRRNISPLIHNQNVQDRIKNIEKVEDKRHNIFSERKEKQQKALELPLFATTTIGSFPQTAEVRSWRSKMKKGEISLSEYEDLLKKETEKAIRFQEEIGLDVLVHGEFERNDMVEYFGESLEGVAFSKNGWVQSYGSRCVKPPIIYGDVHRPEPMTVQWSAYAQSLTDKWVKGMLTGPVTILQWSFVRDDQPRKDTCYQIALAIRDEVLDLEKAGINIIQIDEPAIREGLPLRKADWENYLNWAIKAFRISSCGVKDETQIHTHMCYSEFNDIIENIADMDADVITIECSRSNMELLDVFSKFNYPNDIGPGVYDIHSPRVPSREEMVNLMKKAEEEIPTNQLWINPDCGLKTRGWDETKKALIEMVAAAEEMRASHV
- a CDS encoding acyl-CoA thioesterase, whose translation is MDLNLEERKKKSESRILKAVFPGTTNHYDTLFGGTAMQWMDEVAFITATRFCHKQMVTVRSDKIDFKKSIPAGTIVELIGNVIEIGNTSLKVKVEIFIEQMYYEHREKAVTGEFTFVAVGDDKRPVSVLD
- a CDS encoding DUF421 domain-containing protein: MDLKNAFFGSFNLVDNIFIGIKLVVAFIAVLVYIKLIGRTILNQVSGIDLIQNIVLGGLVGGILYNPGISILEFGIVLLIWTIIIYFIAFFSKKYSRLRGLIEGPIIPLVLKGKLNVEGFKKAKMDIMTYANVLKNDGIYDISKVYFAQMEQDGSITAFTDDYDKYAVLLVIEGEINHVYLEGIDKTEDWLKEELKKEGYEDVSEIFLAQWSPEKFFIVPKSQDHKIKINK
- a CDS encoding fumarylacetoacetate hydrolase family protein, with product MKIICVGRNYSNHAKELNNDIPKEPVLFLKPDTAILRPGEDFYIPEFSDNLQHEVELLLKICKTGKYIQPEFAENYYSEIGLGIDFTARDLQDKLKDKGLPWEISKAFDHSALIGNFVTKDKVNLENVNFSLLKNGNMQQQGNSSDMLFPFNTLVSYISQFFTLKTGDIIFTGTPSGVSAVKENDILEGFIENEKFFEIAIR
- a CDS encoding 3'-5' exonuclease, with the protein product MELKLHKSICFFDLETTGINVSKDRIVEISILKVNPNQSKESKTWKVNPQIPIPKESSLIHGIYDTDVENAPIFKDIAPQILEMIKDSDLAGYNSNRFDIPLLAEELLRNDFEFDIKKHRPIDVQVIFHKMEPRTLAAAYKFYCDSDLENAHSASADTLATYEVLKAQVEKYDAVENDMKFLHEFTTQNKNADLAGFVGLDKEGDEIFNFGKHKGKKLKEIFKSDQGYYSWLMNADFPLYSKKIFTRTKLKSVL
- a CDS encoding CDP-alcohol phosphatidyltransferase family protein; translated protein: MKHLPNILTLANLFCGSIACIFAIINAPTSLILYLLIASLIFDFFDGFVARAVRASGPLGKELDSLADMVTFGLLPGILMFKLLGGNLILNSFLSQSFTLTAHSIFPFFGLLITLFSALRLAKFNLDEEQSYYFKGLPTPANTIFIFAIYWIIEKNSTIFWNNSLILFFLTILSSYILVANLPLLALKFKSLKWKDNSLVFSFIILCVVLLLLLQISAIPIIVFLYIIISILFRKKIISNGTKTT